The genomic window TGGACGCAATGTGTCTTACACACATTATTTGTCTGTCAGATTATAAATTTGTACCATCCCAAGTTAAAATCTTTTAGTTCTCATAAATAAGTCCTGTTGTTTCTTAAAACCTCTTTACTTAACATTACCCAAATTTGTTCCACTAATGTTCCGGGGGAGTGGCGAGGGAAAAAAAGACTAGCAAGAAATCACATTTTTGTGATAACTGGTTATCAAGATTCTAggtctttttttaataaaatcaggCTTCTTCATTTATAAAAATCCATTGGAATTTTAGGAGTGCTAGTATGTAACATGCTTTGACATGTGCCTTACATCTCAAGCAGGTTAAAGTTATAGAGGTTGCATTTGTTGCCACATCATAATTTTCACTGTTTCTAATTTGTGAGTTATAGCATGCTAACATTGCATAATATTTTGTACCAGCTATATGTATAATATTGATCTTATCATTGTTTTGCAACATGGCACAGTGAAATGCCACTTGCTGAGGCACTAAAGTATCAGCTTGAAGTGCAGAGGAAACTCCATGAGCAACTTGAGGTACCACTATTGCTCCTGCTAGGccattttttccttgcacttgcttttgaggaaaaaaaaaaactgaagagGTTTACTTGTCCAGGTTCAAAAGAAGTTACAGATGAGGATCGAGGCCCAAGGGAAGTACTTGCAAGCAATAttagagaaagcacaaaaaagccTCTCCTTTGACATGAACAACTCTGGGAGTTTGGAAGCAACTAGAGCACAGCTTACAGATTTCAACCTTGCACTCTCTGGTCTGATGGACAATGTAAATCAAGTATGTGAAGAAAAGAATGAAGAGCTGGGACAATTTATACCACAGGACAACCTTAAAAGGGCTCACAGTTCAGGTTTCCAACTTTACCAGAAGCAACAAGAAGATGGTGAGGATATCAAGCTTGCACCACATGGAGGTTCACTCCTACTGGATTTGAATGTGAAAGGAAATTATGAGCTATTTGGTGGGCCAAGAGGAAGTGAACTTGATCTACGGATACATTCTCCAAGAGGATAGATCATCTTGGCTGGTCTTGTTTGAGCTGTGATCCTGTAGAAGTTCTTATCGAGAATTTTGGTTGTGAATATGGTAAATTTCGACTTCTGCATTGGCTGCTTGTTTGCAGGCTGGATGGCTGTCCTACTGCTGTAAATTTTATTCAGTGCAGATGTGATAGAACTTTGAATAAGTGGCAACATTTGTTGACACTGTAATAGCTCTTCATAATGATGCACAACTTCAATATGATATGCAAGTGCAAAGATAGAGCTCTTCGTTGTGAACTTGGACCTGTTTTACCTCTGGCATTTTACAGGGCTAGTACTAATAATTGTTGAGATTTTGGAGCTGTTTGGATGCCCTGATTTGCCATAAAAGCTAAGAAAGACAGGCAACAAGAAAGTAATTGGCTAAAAAGTTTGAAACCATGTTCTTTGTCCTCTGATTGCTATTGAGAATCATGGATTCTTCTACTTGGTATTATGATCCATGGTTCCTAttgctcccttttttttttttcttttccccctaCAATTACAATTTCATCACATTTTCAACTCTTGTGCAGCTGTGTCTTCAGAAATCAGAAAGTTGGTATGTTTTTAAAATTGCTTATACTTGCTATAGTAGGATGTTCGTGAGACATGTATAACTAGCGTCTGGCACGTGCGATGTGATGCTTGTGGAATCCTTTGGGCGAAGAAGTAAAGTGCCAATGGAGAAGGAAATATAGAGATGCCCTCTTTTTCTGTTGAACTCTTCACACAGtcaattctattttcttttggaCTCTCATATGAGGCTGCAAACCTTTGAATGTCTGAAGATTGTTTGGTGTTCAAATCAcgtaataatagtaataatagtataatatagATAGGAAGAAATAACACAAAGAAACCTAGCACTTTACTTGAGGTGGTCTTTTTTGGATTCCTCTTTACTTTGGGGTCCTGTTAGGGCCCACAGTCTCTGCTAGCTCGATTTGTTTGTTTGCCTGCAATTCAAATATAAACTGTAATTGAAGATGTTGCAATTGGAATTGCAGTTGCAAAAATTATATCGATTTGGTTGTCAATAATTGAAAACCACAAGTGTAATCCAGTTGTTTGATTGTATGATGCTGAAAGAAATATAATAGCTCTGCAAATGATTGTAAGTTTACCCTCTTTAAATAGCGAGCTGTTGATTTTCTACTATAACACAATAAGTATATCATTGTAAAATAATTTGATATGGTAATAGTCAAACATTCTGAGATTAttactatcatggtttgctatacTATCTCGTGCCAAAATATCATACCATCCCATATCGATACTATCGTACCATACCATATTACATACTGACACTATAATAGAATTTTATCAGTATAGGATTTGATATCGAGATGGTAAATCATGATTACtataatcattataattatattataaaataattaaataattatatacaATAATATGATACTATAATAATTATAATCATCATGTAGGGCACATAAATGTATAGCTAAATATTATGAGAATATGTTTTTCTATGACCCAAGCATTGAAATCTATTGATTTTTAATCTCTGCATATTTTGAGATGTGCCAATTAAAATATTGTTGCCAATCTTCCCGCCTGAGATCGGTCATCGAGGTGGATGTGGCAGAGGTGAAACCGCAGCTGGAGCTTCGCTCGAatacctgcaaaacaagtcctcATCGGAGGTGGTGTTCTCTAGTGAAGATCCTTTGACGCTTAAGTCAAAAGATTGAAGAACAATGAGAAGAGAGAGCGAGGATTCGATTGTGTACCTTGAAGGATTTCGAAGCTTTTATTTATAAGGGAGGAGTTGGAGTCGTATCCATCTTGGAGTCTTGATGATTTCTGAATTTGTCGCACAGATAAACtcggagaaaatattttttttcacgaGAGATTTGATCGTGGAGGAGTTCTACTCTATTTGAACTTTTTCAGTTTGAAAGAGAGCTGGATTTGATGTGGAGATTAGCTCAGCTATGGACAAGCTCCGATAGATTATCCATGGTCGAGCTATTGAAGTTCATGGAGCACGCGCTTGTCCTTACACTGGCTGAGATTGGTTGGCTAAGTACGAGTTAAAGCATGTCGTCCAAAGCCGAGGTCATAGAGATTGTAGTGTACACATTAATCTTCAGATGATCTGGAATAGGTCGACCGAGGATGATCTAAGATAGATTGTCTGAGGCCGAAGATTTGAGAACCGTTGCTGACAAGGTGTCTGACTTTCTGTCACATGTGTATCCCTGTCGGACGTCCATCTCCTATAGCTTAGCCAGAGTCAAGGATGTCTCAGTCGAGATTGAGATACAGATCCACAATAGATACACTCCACTTTCGAGGCTGAGCTGCTCATAGATCGATCGAAGAGAGTACCAATTCGAGGTCAAGATTGATCTCGTCGAGCTATCTTTTGTTGACACATGTCGAAATTTGGCTACTTGAGATGAACCATCTTTGAATCTAGACCATTGATTCCTCGGATTTGCGGGGGCCACATTCTAACCAATCATAGGCTGCCACTTGTCGAACATCGATCGGAGGAGGTGAATCACCAATAGATCAGAGTCGTCCCGGTCTTCTATAAATTGGGCCACGATAACTTCATTTTCACTGATTTTACTATTCAGAAGGGAGAGCTCTATCACTTGATTTTTCGAAGGTTCTACTCGGTAGGGGCTGAGCTACCATCGACCATGTCTCCATCCCTTATTTGCTCAGCCGCATTGTTCTTACATCAGTTTCTCATAACCAATCC from Elaeis guineensis isolate ETL-2024a chromosome 4, EG11, whole genome shotgun sequence includes these protein-coding regions:
- the LOC105042538 gene encoding myb family transcription factor PHL11, whose translation is MERGYGSAYEAAAGGGGGGVVLSRDPKPRLRWTPDLHDRFVDAVAKLGGPEKATPKSVLRVMGMKGLTLYHLKSHLQKYRLGKQSRKETGVESKKDGSNSSGITYSSATTGSLPRGNNAGEMPLAEALKYQLEVQRKLHEQLEVQKKLQMRIEAQGKYLQAILEKAQKSLSFDMNNSGSLEATRAQLTDFNLALSGLMDNVNQVCEEKNEELGQFIPQDNLKRAHSSGFQLYQKQQEDGEDIKLAPHGGSLLLDLNVKGNYELFGGPRGSELDLRIHSPRG